A region of Clostridium acetobutylicum ATCC 824 DNA encodes the following proteins:
- a CDS encoding beta-ketoacyl-[acyl-carrier-protein] synthase family protein — MESYNKTVITGMGMITSVGLNLKDTWNNLVKGVSGVTTITSFDTKSIDTHIAAPVSDEFEELAKVQIPKKDRKRMTRSTRMLMVAVNEAVSAANINFENYDKTRIAVIMGIVSTGYDEVEKKAGNMHMVVKSMPNSPSAWVSLKYGLEGPNFSVSTACASSAYAIGLGQQMIKSGLADVVIVGGVDSHINAEYIDGFNKIMAMSTRNDSPSTASRPFSLSRDGFVMGEGAGVMVLEAEKIARARNAKIYGELAGYAITSEAVDITAPKKDGEGMLKTMQMALNNANINPYEVDYINAHGTSTYLNDKYETFAIKKCFGERAKEVPVSSSKSMIGHTIAASGVIEGIITVMSICSGVITPTINYQDADPELDLDYVPNHSRAQDIHIALSNSFGFGGHNATVVYRRY, encoded by the coding sequence ATGGAAAGCTATAACAAAACTGTAATTACTGGTATGGGGATGATTACATCCGTTGGATTGAATTTAAAAGATACTTGGAATAACTTGGTGAAAGGAGTATCTGGAGTAACAACGATAACTTCATTTGATACAAAGAGCATAGATACACATATAGCGGCACCAGTAAGTGATGAGTTTGAAGAGTTAGCTAAAGTCCAAATTCCCAAAAAAGATAGAAAGAGAATGACAAGATCAACAAGAATGTTAATGGTAGCAGTTAATGAAGCAGTTAGTGCGGCGAATATAAATTTTGAGAACTATGATAAAACTCGTATAGCTGTCATTATGGGTATAGTATCTACTGGATATGATGAGGTAGAGAAGAAGGCTGGGAATATGCATATGGTGGTAAAATCAATGCCAAATTCGCCTAGTGCCTGGGTATCACTTAAATATGGATTAGAAGGGCCAAATTTTAGCGTATCAACCGCCTGCGCTTCTTCAGCGTATGCAATAGGACTAGGACAGCAGATGATAAAGTCGGGACTTGCAGATGTTGTTATTGTAGGAGGAGTAGATTCTCATATTAATGCTGAGTATATCGATGGATTTAATAAAATAATGGCTATGTCTACTAGAAATGATTCACCATCGACAGCTTCTCGTCCATTTAGTTTGTCTAGAGATGGATTTGTTATGGGTGAAGGTGCTGGAGTAATGGTATTAGAAGCTGAAAAGATTGCAAGGGCTAGAAATGCTAAGATTTATGGTGAACTAGCAGGATATGCTATAACCAGTGAAGCTGTCGATATAACTGCACCTAAAAAAGATGGAGAGGGTATGTTGAAGACCATGCAAATGGCACTCAATAATGCCAATATTAATCCTTATGAAGTAGATTACATAAATGCACATGGTACATCTACTTATTTAAATGATAAATATGAGACATTTGCAATAAAGAAGTGTTTTGGTGAAAGAGCAAAGGAAGTACCAGTATCATCATCTAAGTCAATGATTGGACATACCATCGCTGCATCAGGGGTTATAGAAGGAATTATAACAGTAATGAGTATATGTAGTGGAGTTATTACTCCAACAATTAATTATCAGGATGCGGATCCAGAATTAGATCTTGATTATGTTCCTAATCATTCTAGAGCACAGGATATCCACATAGCATTATCGAATTCTTTTGGGTTTGGTGGACACAACGCAACAGTAGTGTATAGAAGATATTAA
- a CDS encoding 3-hydroxyacyl-CoA dehydrogenase family protein, giving the protein MEIGIIGKGKMGRDIFNYISMFDYKVILICRQAEQVEEVKSSIEKQLRKKLKRNLITEEEYNSKKDAYKVTDNIQDLKNCDIIIEAIYEDEVLKQNILGDVEKIVKDECILATNTSSIPLEIVFAKCVKKERCLGLHFFFPVKIIDFVEINELRCTESRYVETIVQFLTTIGKTSLDLDEKSNFVLTRILTTIVIQIYVIYKENYLSIEQIEKEVKQNFLTFGGFEIIDATGINIIIKAIENFNSPRYEKLYNILHYNAKKALEQGFAGGSNNKGIIEYELKYLKKPFKLKEDELDKYKKNVILRLQSLLINEMAFYINNTGIQKQKISNAIEEVLGLRENPIAMLKRIGIEEVKTSLVSSYKAQENELYYPVELLALI; this is encoded by the coding sequence ATGGAAATAGGGATAATTGGTAAGGGGAAAATGGGAAGAGATATATTTAATTATATTTCAATGTTTGATTATAAAGTTATTTTAATTTGTAGACAAGCAGAGCAGGTGGAAGAAGTAAAAAGTTCAATTGAAAAACAGCTAAGAAAAAAGCTTAAAAGAAATTTGATTACAGAGGAGGAGTATAACTCAAAGAAGGATGCATATAAGGTTACAGATAATATACAGGATTTGAAAAATTGCGATATTATAATTGAAGCAATTTATGAAGATGAAGTTCTTAAACAAAATATTTTAGGAGATGTTGAAAAGATTGTTAAAGATGAGTGCATATTGGCAACAAATACGTCATCTATTCCATTGGAGATTGTTTTTGCTAAGTGTGTAAAAAAAGAACGCTGCTTAGGGTTACATTTCTTCTTTCCAGTGAAAATCATTGATTTTGTGGAGATTAATGAATTAAGGTGCACAGAATCAAGGTATGTAGAAACGATAGTTCAATTTCTAACTACTATTGGCAAAACATCACTTGATCTGGATGAAAAATCAAATTTTGTATTGACTAGGATTTTAACTACAATAGTAATTCAAATTTATGTTATATACAAAGAGAATTATTTAAGTATAGAACAGATTGAAAAAGAGGTAAAACAGAATTTTTTAACCTTCGGTGGATTTGAAATAATAGATGCAACAGGTATTAATATTATAATAAAGGCTATAGAAAATTTTAATTCTCCACGTTATGAAAAACTTTATAATATTTTACACTACAATGCAAAGAAAGCTTTAGAACAAGGTTTTGCTGGTGGAAGTAATAATAAGGGAATTATAGAGTATGAATTAAAGTATTTAAAAAAACCTTTTAAATTGAAAGAAGATGAACTAGATAAATATAAGAAAAATGTGATATTGAGATTACAAAGTCTTCTTATAAATGAAATGGCATTTTATATAAATAATACTGGAATTCAGAAGCAAAAAATAAGTAATGCTATAGAGGAAGTACTTGGGTTGAGAGAAAATCCAATAGCCATGTTAAAGAGAATAGGCATAGAAGAAGTTAAAACAAGCCTTGTAAGTAGTTACAAAGCACAGGAAAATGAACTTTATTACCCAGTAGAGTTACTTGCTCTTATATGA